The Rhodopseudomonas palustris genome window below encodes:
- a CDS encoding ABC transporter substrate-binding protein produces the protein MVALLLSAAGAMALSGAARSETPVKIGIVQATSGGSAALYGLMQKNGAELAIEQINASGKLGDFKLVGIHQDDAGDRGQSVNIFQRLINQEKVAVILGPTLTTSAFAADPIAQKAGVPVIASSNTAPGVTDMGDHIFRTSPPEAMVFPGVLAYVKKKYAPKTAAQIYGIDDVLMKSAYAVHKKALEAEGIKIVTTESFQKGDVDYSAQITKIKAANPDLLVIGGLAEETANIVRQARQLGIPPSTIVVGANAAISTKLAELAGAAADGFTVGAGWFINYDSPKNKAFVDAYRKKYNSDPDTFAAQAFTSVEIVADAVKRAGGVSDPKKFRDAIAATKDIDANNGKFSFDDHREPVIQPKVLIMKDGKFTLASD, from the coding sequence ATGGTTGCGTTATTGTTGTCCGCGGCCGGGGCGATGGCCTTGTCCGGTGCGGCCCGATCGGAGACGCCGGTCAAGATCGGCATCGTCCAGGCGACGTCGGGCGGGTCCGCCGCGCTGTACGGCCTGATGCAGAAGAACGGCGCTGAACTCGCGATCGAGCAAATCAACGCATCGGGCAAGCTCGGCGACTTCAAACTCGTCGGCATTCATCAGGACGACGCCGGCGATCGTGGTCAGTCGGTGAACATCTTCCAGCGGCTGATCAATCAGGAAAAGGTCGCCGTCATCCTCGGACCCACGCTGACCACGTCCGCATTCGCGGCCGATCCGATCGCGCAGAAGGCGGGCGTGCCGGTGATCGCGAGCTCGAACACGGCGCCCGGCGTGACCGACATGGGCGACCACATCTTCCGGACCAGCCCGCCGGAGGCGATGGTGTTTCCGGGCGTACTGGCCTACGTCAAGAAGAAGTATGCGCCGAAGACCGCGGCGCAGATTTACGGCATCGACGACGTGCTGATGAAGTCGGCCTATGCGGTGCACAAAAAAGCGCTCGAAGCCGAAGGCATCAAGATCGTCACGACTGAATCCTTCCAGAAGGGCGACGTCGACTATTCGGCTCAGATCACCAAGATCAAAGCGGCCAATCCCGACCTGCTGGTGATCGGCGGGCTCGCCGAGGAGACCGCCAACATCGTCCGCCAGGCCCGCCAGCTCGGGATTCCGCCGTCCACGATCGTCGTCGGCGCCAACGCGGCGATCTCGACCAAGCTCGCGGAACTGGCCGGCGCGGCCGCGGACGGCTTCACCGTCGGCGCGGGCTGGTTCATCAACTACGACAGCCCGAAGAACAAGGCCTTCGTCGACGCCTATCGCAAGAAGTACAACTCCGATCCGGACACTTTCGCGGCCCAGGCCTTCACTTCGGTCGAGATCGTGGCCGATGCGGTGAAGCGAGCCGGCGGAGTTTCGGATCCCAAGAAATTTCGTGATGCGATCGCCGCCACCAAGGACATCGACGCCAACAACGGAAAGTTCTCGTTCGATGACCACCGCGAGCCGGTGATCCAGCCGAAAGTGCTGATCATGAAGGACGGCAAGTTCACGCTGGCCAGCGACTGA
- a CDS encoding ABC transporter ATP-binding protein: MLELRNISAGYGPVDVLEGVSLRVPTGACVCLIGANGAGKTTTLSAICGLVVASSGDLLLEGESIRRVPTDSIVRRGVSLVPEGRRVVSNMSVEDNLLVGAYTRHDDQIGTDLESVYRRFGRLRERRKQFAGQMSGGEQQMLAIGRALMARPKLLLLDEPSMGLAPQIVNDIFRTIREINEAGTTVLLVEQNARKALSIASYGYVLESGMIKTEGTARDLMTSPQIVSAYLGDAS, translated from the coding sequence ATGCTTGAACTCCGCAACATCAGCGCCGGCTATGGGCCCGTCGACGTGCTCGAAGGCGTATCGCTGCGCGTGCCCACCGGCGCCTGCGTTTGCCTGATCGGCGCCAACGGCGCCGGCAAGACCACGACGCTGTCGGCGATTTGCGGGCTGGTTGTGGCGTCCTCGGGCGATCTGTTGCTCGAAGGCGAGAGCATCCGCCGCGTACCCACCGACTCGATCGTGCGGCGCGGCGTCAGCCTGGTGCCGGAAGGCCGCCGCGTGGTGTCGAACATGAGCGTCGAGGACAATCTTCTGGTCGGCGCCTATACGCGGCACGACGACCAGATCGGGACGGATCTGGAGAGCGTCTATCGCCGCTTCGGCCGGCTGCGCGAACGCCGCAAGCAGTTCGCCGGGCAAATGTCCGGCGGCGAACAGCAGATGCTGGCGATCGGCCGCGCGCTGATGGCGAGGCCGAAGCTGCTGCTGCTCGACGAGCCGTCGATGGGTCTGGCGCCGCAGATCGTCAACGACATCTTCCGGACCATTCGCGAGATCAACGAGGCCGGCACGACGGTGCTGCTCGTGGAGCAGAACGCCCGCAAGGCGCTGTCGATTGCGAGCTACGGCTACGTACTCGAATCCGGCATGATCAAGACGGAGGGGACGGCCCGCGACTTGATGACGTCGCCGCAGATCGTCTCCGCCTATCTCGGCGACGCTTCCTGA
- a CDS encoding pyrimidine 5'-nucleotidase produces the protein MIVSMRARDVPNDGDMRAAFAHVDNWIFDLDDTLYPRSIGVHEQLRRRVVAFVARHMQLEHAAAEALHLDYYERFGSTLQGMVELHGVEPADFLDFVHDIDLSALVPNDRLIAAIAALPGRRAVFTNASRGHADAALAAMGLAGVFDIIVSIEDSGFVGKPHLSAFERLFLSHAIAPSTSAMFEDRPGNLMVPHQRGMKTVLVVDPILHVDPLNGAEQPPHVDVVVSNLVMFLDEVAART, from the coding sequence ATGATCGTCTCGATGCGTGCCAGGGACGTACCCAACGACGGCGACATGCGCGCGGCATTCGCGCATGTCGACAACTGGATCTTCGATCTCGACGACACGCTGTATCCGCGCTCGATCGGCGTGCACGAACAGCTCCGCCGCCGCGTGGTCGCGTTCGTGGCCCGGCACATGCAGCTCGAACACGCTGCCGCAGAGGCGCTCCACCTCGATTACTACGAGCGGTTCGGCTCGACGCTGCAGGGGATGGTCGAACTGCACGGCGTCGAGCCGGCCGACTTTCTCGACTTCGTCCACGATATCGACCTGTCGGCGCTCGTTCCCAACGATCGTCTGATCGCGGCTATCGCGGCGCTGCCGGGCAGGCGGGCGGTGTTCACCAATGCGTCGCGCGGGCACGCGGATGCGGCGTTGGCGGCGATGGGGCTCGCCGGCGTGTTCGACATCATTGTCAGCATCGAGGACAGCGGCTTCGTCGGGAAGCCTCATCTGAGCGCGTTCGAAAGGCTGTTTCTGAGCCACGCCATTGCGCCGTCGACGTCGGCGATGTTCGAGGATCGACCCGGGAATCTCATGGTGCCGCACCAGCGTGGCATGAAGACAGTGCTGGTGGTCGATCCGATCCTGCATGTCGATCCGCTGAACGGCGCCGAGCAGCCGCCTCATGTCGATGTCGTGGTATCGAACCTGGTGATGTTTCTCGATGAAGTTGCGGCTCGAACGTGA
- a CDS encoding branched-chain amino acid ABC transporter permease, giving the protein MSTFLQQLVNGISLGSTYAVFAMGCTLIFGVLNIVNMAQGAFFMGGAYFGLEAARLGLPAPLVLVVALIGGGLLGVVSELVIFRTLRARGGHRWMGLVASLALARMMVGLAQEVFGTQVQRYPASGVLEISWEIGGVRIQLLQVVILVVSLMLMALLAFVLQRSRTGRAIRTVAFSEDVARIVGVPVGRTILITFFLAGALAGASGMLLGNLFNVVSPFMGEQMLVKGLTVIILGGLGNVPGAVAGGFVLGLIEVFSVAYVSSSFRDAIGFGLIFFILLVKPNGLFSGFVERRA; this is encoded by the coding sequence ATGTCCACCTTCCTGCAGCAGCTCGTCAACGGCATCTCGCTCGGGTCGACCTATGCGGTGTTCGCGATGGGGTGCACGCTGATCTTCGGCGTGCTCAACATCGTCAACATGGCGCAGGGCGCCTTCTTCATGGGCGGCGCCTATTTCGGCCTCGAAGCGGCGCGGCTCGGGCTGCCGGCACCGCTGGTGCTGGTCGTCGCGCTGATCGGCGGCGGCCTGCTCGGCGTCGTGAGCGAACTCGTGATCTTCCGGACTCTGCGGGCGCGCGGCGGGCATCGCTGGATGGGGCTGGTGGCGAGTCTCGCTTTGGCGCGGATGATGGTCGGTCTGGCGCAGGAAGTGTTCGGCACCCAGGTGCAACGCTATCCTGCCAGCGGCGTGTTGGAGATTTCCTGGGAGATCGGCGGCGTCCGCATTCAACTGTTGCAGGTCGTGATCCTCGTGGTGTCGCTGATGCTGATGGCGCTGCTGGCATTCGTGCTGCAGCGAAGCCGCACCGGGCGCGCCATTCGCACGGTGGCGTTCAGCGAGGACGTCGCCCGCATCGTCGGCGTGCCGGTGGGGCGCACCATCCTGATCACGTTCTTTCTGGCCGGCGCCTTGGCCGGCGCGTCGGGCATGCTGCTCGGCAATCTGTTCAATGTGGTCTCGCCATTCATGGGCGAGCAGATGCTGGTCAAGGGGCTCACCGTGATCATCCTCGGCGGTCTCGGCAACGTGCCGGGAGCGGTCGCCGGCGGCTTCGTGCTGGGGCTGATCGAGGTGTTCAGCGTGGCCTATGTCTCGTCCTCGTTCCGCGATGCGATCGGCTTCGGGCTGATCTTCTTCATCCTGCTGGTGAAGCCCAACGGATTGTTCTCCGGCTTCGTAGAGCGCCGCGCATGA
- a CDS encoding aldehyde dehydrogenase family protein, which produces MTRALPPIRQTPFIAGVFQTTGGPREPIFDPATNDPIGQVAPATPAQAIEAIAAARREFDHGDWPRMPVYERGQILRAIADGILARAEDFALLEAVNGGKPISGARREVAGAARVFNYYAGAMDKFFGDTIPISDNLLNFTLREPLGVVAQITPWNFPLLAAAWKLAPALAAGCTCLLKPSPLTPMSTLLLAEVIAACGVPAGVVNILPGGGEIGQLLAEHDTIDGISFTGSTAVGAAVMRAAAGTVKSVALELGGKNACIVFADADIAKAAKSAVGAAFGNAGQSCSARSRLLVQRSAVEAFTEALVRELAGLKPGSPLDAATTLGPLISQAHWSRVDHNVRRAEIEGARLLTGGHRPDDLPGGNFYLPTVFADVAPDMALYREEVFGPVCSITPFDTEADAVGMANASAYGLNGSVWSRDIGQALRVAKAVRTGMIAVNGLPSASSTSLFAPFGGTKRSGLGRELGMSALAFYTEIKTVTVDLS; this is translated from the coding sequence ATGACCCGCGCTCTCCCGCCCATTCGGCAAACGCCCTTCATCGCCGGCGTGTTCCAGACCACGGGCGGGCCCCGAGAGCCGATTTTCGATCCTGCCACCAACGATCCGATTGGCCAGGTTGCGCCTGCCACACCGGCGCAGGCGATCGAAGCCATCGCCGCCGCCCGGCGGGAATTCGATCACGGCGACTGGCCGCGGATGCCTGTTTATGAACGGGGCCAGATTCTGCGGGCGATCGCCGACGGCATCCTGGCGCGCGCCGAGGATTTCGCCCTACTGGAGGCCGTCAACGGGGGCAAGCCGATCTCCGGCGCGCGGCGGGAAGTCGCGGGCGCAGCGCGCGTGTTCAATTACTACGCCGGCGCGATGGACAAATTCTTCGGCGACACCATTCCGATCTCCGACAATCTGCTGAACTTCACGCTCCGGGAGCCGCTCGGCGTCGTCGCCCAGATCACCCCGTGGAATTTCCCGCTGCTGGCCGCAGCCTGGAAGCTCGCTCCGGCGCTGGCTGCGGGCTGCACCTGCCTGTTGAAGCCGTCGCCGCTGACCCCGATGTCGACGCTTTTGCTCGCGGAAGTGATCGCCGCTTGCGGAGTTCCCGCCGGTGTCGTGAACATTCTGCCGGGTGGCGGGGAGATCGGGCAGTTGCTCGCCGAGCATGATACGATCGACGGCATCTCGTTCACCGGATCGACCGCGGTCGGCGCGGCGGTGATGCGGGCCGCAGCGGGCACGGTGAAGAGCGTCGCGCTCGAGCTCGGCGGCAAGAATGCCTGCATCGTGTTCGCCGATGCCGACATCGCGAAGGCGGCGAAGAGCGCGGTCGGAGCCGCGTTCGGCAATGCCGGACAATCCTGCTCGGCCCGCTCCCGACTGCTGGTGCAGCGCTCCGCGGTCGAAGCCTTCACGGAGGCGCTGGTGCGGGAATTGGCCGGGCTGAAGCCTGGCTCGCCGCTCGATGCCGCGACGACGCTGGGGCCGCTGATCTCACAAGCGCACTGGAGCCGGGTCGATCACAACGTGCGCCGCGCGGAAATCGAGGGGGCCCGGCTGCTGACCGGCGGGCATCGCCCCGACGATTTGCCGGGCGGCAATTTCTATCTGCCGACCGTGTTCGCAGACGTCGCACCGGACATGGCGCTGTATCGCGAGGAGGTGTTCGGTCCGGTGTGCAGCATCACGCCGTTCGACACCGAGGCCGATGCTGTTGGCATGGCAAATGCTTCGGCCTATGGCCTCAACGGATCGGTGTGGTCGCGCGATATCGGACAAGCGCTGCGGGTGGCGAAGGCGGTGCGCACGGGCATGATCGCCGTCAACGGCTTGCCGAGCGCGAGTTCGACCAGCCTGTTCGCTCCGTTCGGCGGCACCAAGCGGTCCGGACTGGGGCGCGAACTCGGGATGAGCGCGCTGGCGTTCTACACGGAAATCAAGACGGTCACCGTCGACCTGTCGTGA
- a CDS encoding branched-chain amino acid ABC transporter permease, which translates to MSAWIGQFFASYSNIIDLCLLNSLIAYGLFLALSANMFSLATGGFMALGAYCSVYCTMELGWPFAPAVIAGSLLSALGAALIGAPVLRLRGDYFMLATFAFTEVVRVIALNWDSVTGGAIGIVSIPRYTETWHLALAVVVILYVTYTLRRSYFGRAIAAIKQDDVVAQSMGVNVFAHRLSLFIASGFICGAAGALAAHLNYFIGPSDFGLLRSVDALIYPILGGVNSLVGPVVGAIFTTILPEALRFSNQLREILMGALVVAIVLYLPGGAMSVLNLRRRRTGARGVELAAQPGSAKT; encoded by the coding sequence ATGAGTGCATGGATCGGCCAGTTCTTCGCCAGCTATTCGAACATCATCGATCTGTGCCTGCTCAATTCGCTGATCGCCTATGGGCTGTTCCTGGCATTGAGCGCCAACATGTTCTCGCTGGCGACCGGTGGTTTCATGGCGCTCGGTGCCTATTGCAGCGTCTACTGCACGATGGAGCTCGGCTGGCCGTTCGCGCCGGCCGTGATCGCCGGTTCGCTGCTCTCCGCGCTGGGTGCAGCTTTGATCGGCGCGCCGGTGCTGCGATTGCGCGGCGACTACTTCATGCTGGCGACCTTCGCCTTCACCGAAGTCGTCCGGGTGATCGCGCTGAACTGGGACAGCGTGACCGGCGGCGCCATCGGCATCGTCAGCATTCCGCGCTACACCGAAACCTGGCACCTCGCGCTCGCTGTCGTCGTCATCCTGTACGTGACGTACACGCTGCGGCGGTCGTATTTCGGCAGGGCGATCGCAGCGATCAAGCAGGACGACGTCGTCGCCCAGTCGATGGGTGTGAACGTATTCGCGCACCGGCTGTCACTGTTCATAGCCAGCGGGTTCATCTGCGGAGCAGCAGGTGCGCTCGCGGCGCATCTCAACTACTTCATCGGGCCGAGCGATTTCGGGCTGCTGCGCAGCGTCGATGCGCTGATCTATCCGATCCTCGGCGGGGTCAACTCGCTGGTCGGCCCGGTCGTCGGCGCGATCTTCACGACGATCCTTCCCGAAGCGCTACGCTTCTCCAATCAGCTTCGCGAGATTCTGATGGGCGCGCTGGTGGTCGCGATCGTGCTGTATCTGCCGGGTGGGGCGATGTCGGTGCTGAACCTGCGGAGGCGGCGCACAGGCGCGCGCGGCGTCGAGCTGGCGGCGCAGCCCGGATCGGCAAAGACATGA
- a CDS encoding amidohydrolase family protein, giving the protein MLSAIVGGTLIDGLGGDPIKSGVVVIENGRIIAAGSADKVAIPSSAERLDASGRTILPGFIDCHVHGTYRARDMRQHLLNTPTYNVLRSIDIFRETLACGITTARDMGGADAGFRTAIEEGLIDGPRLLISLGMISQTGGHGDYWVPADMRIKKRAWLPDTVADGVEDIRRLVRELLMRGADFIKICATGGITSVTDSWDEPQFTIEEIRTAVEEAAAKRRRVAVHAEGIDGIRNAVKSGVHTLEHGWFLDEECADEMIKSDTWWVPTLALVPLSVKKRADDKSWAGHQMGQEDVKDKQIYDLMQDQIPIWKDAVRRGVKVAMGTDQSHRLLVGENMTELKFMVDWLGMAPMDVIVASTSKAAECIERPELGALAPGKIADVLVVDGDPLADIRVMEDRSRLHLVMKAGKAFTNKLSS; this is encoded by the coding sequence ATGCTCTCTGCAATTGTCGGCGGCACCTTGATTGATGGACTCGGAGGCGATCCGATCAAGTCCGGCGTCGTGGTGATCGAGAACGGGAGAATAATCGCTGCGGGATCAGCCGACAAAGTAGCAATTCCTTCCAGTGCCGAGCGCCTCGACGCGTCGGGACGCACAATTCTGCCGGGCTTCATTGATTGCCACGTGCACGGCACCTACCGCGCACGCGACATGCGTCAGCATCTGCTCAACACACCCACTTACAACGTCCTCCGATCGATCGATATCTTTCGCGAGACGCTGGCCTGCGGCATCACCACCGCACGCGACATGGGCGGCGCCGATGCCGGGTTTCGCACCGCGATCGAAGAGGGCCTGATCGACGGCCCGCGGCTCTTGATCTCGCTCGGCATGATTTCGCAGACGGGCGGCCACGGCGACTATTGGGTGCCGGCCGACATGCGGATCAAGAAGCGCGCCTGGCTGCCCGACACCGTGGCCGACGGCGTCGAGGACATCCGTCGCCTGGTGCGTGAGCTGCTGATGCGCGGCGCCGACTTCATCAAGATCTGCGCGACCGGCGGCATCACCTCGGTGACCGATAGCTGGGACGAGCCGCAATTCACCATCGAGGAGATCCGCACCGCCGTCGAGGAGGCCGCCGCCAAGCGCCGGCGCGTCGCGGTGCATGCCGAAGGCATCGACGGCATCCGCAACGCGGTGAAGTCCGGCGTCCACACGCTCGAGCATGGCTGGTTCCTCGACGAGGAATGCGCCGACGAGATGATCAAGTCCGATACCTGGTGGGTGCCGACGCTGGCACTGGTGCCGCTGTCGGTGAAGAAGCGCGCCGACGACAAGTCGTGGGCCGGCCACCAGATGGGCCAGGAAGACGTCAAGGACAAGCAGATCTACGATCTGATGCAGGACCAGATCCCGATCTGGAAGGATGCGGTGCGGCGCGGCGTCAAGGTCGCGATGGGCACCGATCAGTCGCATCGCCTGCTGGTCGGCGAGAACATGACCGAACTCAAATTCATGGTCGACTGGCTCGGCATGGCCCCGATGGACGTGATCGTCGCGTCCACCAGCAAGGCCGCCGAATGCATCGAGCGTCCGGAACTCGGCGCGCTCGCGCCGGGCAAGATCGCAGACGTGCTGGTCGTCGACGGTGATCCGCTCGCGGATATCCGCGTGATGGAGGACCGGTCGCGACTGCATCTCGTCATGAAGGCCGGCAAGGCGTTCACCAACAAGCTTTCTTCCTGA
- a CDS encoding ABC transporter ATP-binding protein, which yields MIGAELEIWQIGKRFQGIVAVDSVSFVAKAGRVTGLIGPNGSGKTTTMNMITGLYHSDAGRIALDGEKLTGLPPHRVAALGVARTFQNIRLLPDQTVLANVLLGTHLGRSLGVLAVMFRGPGVKREEMEAEQRCRGLLADLRIDHLADVAAGDLSYGDRRRVEIARALAARPRLLLLDEPAAGMNHSERARLGELILQIRNSGITVLLIEHDIDLVSKVSDHIVCLNFGREIAEGTPADVRSSPAVIEAYLGRDEDA from the coding sequence ATGATCGGCGCCGAACTGGAGATCTGGCAGATCGGCAAGCGCTTCCAGGGCATCGTCGCCGTGGACAGCGTGTCCTTCGTCGCCAAGGCCGGTCGCGTCACCGGGCTGATCGGGCCGAACGGCTCCGGCAAGACCACCACGATGAACATGATCACCGGGCTGTACCACAGCGATGCCGGGCGGATCGCGCTCGATGGAGAGAAACTGACCGGTTTGCCGCCGCATCGCGTCGCCGCGCTCGGCGTCGCGCGGACGTTTCAGAACATCCGGTTGCTACCCGACCAGACGGTGCTCGCCAATGTTCTGCTCGGGACACATCTCGGTCGCAGCCTCGGCGTTCTCGCGGTGATGTTCCGCGGGCCCGGCGTCAAGCGCGAGGAAATGGAGGCCGAACAGCGATGTCGTGGGCTGCTGGCCGATCTGCGGATCGACCATCTGGCCGATGTCGCCGCCGGCGATCTGTCTTACGGCGATCGGCGAAGAGTGGAAATCGCGCGGGCGCTGGCGGCGCGGCCGCGGCTGTTGCTGCTCGACGAGCCTGCGGCGGGCATGAATCACAGCGAGCGTGCCAGGCTCGGCGAACTAATTCTCCAGATCAGGAACTCAGGCATCACCGTGCTGCTGATCGAGCACGACATCGACCTGGTCTCCAAGGTCAGCGACCACATCGTCTGTCTGAACTTCGGTCGTGAGATCGCCGAAGGGACACCGGCGGACGTGCGCAGCAGTCCGGCCGTGATCGAAGCCTATCTGGGGCGCGACGAGGATGCTTGA
- a CDS encoding glyoxylate/hydroxypyruvate reductase A — protein sequence MRCALVSDRLDLRGFLGTDFERIADRITFVDHRTDGANADIRLAVAWYPPDDAFAHYPNLQAVCSIGAGVDNITACPSLRTDIDVVRIVDPAQAQMMSGFVLWHVIWHQRRFATYLAQQRDAIWQRLRQRNPREVPVAILGYGEIGQKVAADLASLGFPVMVWSRTRKPTPAAIRGFHGREGLAAMLGETEVLVNLLPLTQETQRILDGELFGRMRRGGYLIHVGRGEHLVEQDLLAALDSGQLAGAALDVFAAEPLPAAHSFWRHPKIVVTPHDASDVSVEAVAATLLAAADAIRAGERPPHAIDRERGY from the coding sequence ATGCGTTGCGCCCTCGTCAGCGACCGCCTCGATCTGCGCGGCTTCCTCGGAACGGATTTCGAGCGCATCGCCGATCGCATCACGTTCGTCGACCATCGCACCGACGGCGCGAACGCGGATATCCGCCTGGCGGTCGCCTGGTATCCGCCGGACGACGCTTTCGCGCACTATCCCAACCTGCAGGCGGTCTGCTCGATCGGCGCCGGCGTCGACAACATCACCGCCTGCCCCAGCCTGCGGACGGACATCGACGTCGTTCGAATCGTCGATCCGGCGCAGGCCCAGATGATGTCGGGATTCGTGCTCTGGCACGTGATCTGGCATCAGCGGCGTTTCGCGACCTATCTGGCGCAGCAGCGCGATGCGATCTGGCAGCGGCTCCGTCAGCGCAATCCGCGCGAGGTGCCGGTCGCCATTCTCGGCTATGGCGAGATCGGCCAGAAGGTCGCCGCCGATCTCGCGTCGCTCGGTTTCCCGGTGATGGTGTGGAGCCGCACGCGCAAGCCCACGCCGGCCGCGATCAGGGGATTCCATGGGCGCGAGGGCCTCGCCGCCATGCTCGGCGAAACCGAGGTGCTGGTGAATCTGCTGCCGCTGACGCAGGAGACCCAGCGCATTCTCGACGGTGAACTGTTCGGCCGGATGCGCCGCGGCGGCTACCTCATTCATGTCGGGCGCGGCGAACATCTGGTCGAGCAAGACCTGCTGGCGGCGCTGGACAGCGGCCAGCTCGCAGGCGCCGCGCTCGACGTGTTCGCCGCGGAGCCGTTGCCGGCGGCACATTCGTTCTGGCGTCACCCCAAGATCGTCGTCACGCCCCACGACGCCAGCGATGTCAGCGTCGAAGCCGTGGCGGCGACGCTGCTCGCGGCCGCCGATGCAATCAGAGCCGGTGAAAGACCACCGCACGCGATCGACCGCGAACGCGGCTACTGA
- the nadC gene encoding carboxylating nicotinate-nucleotide diphosphorylase: MRLNRFMIRPLVEQALREELGPGDTTGGFLVGDDPVQTAQIYAKGHGIVCGLLLADETIKQIDPDARIEYVVQDGDLVSPGTVLLRVQARASTFFIIERNSLDWLQQMSGIATKTRRYVDLVKHTKVRLTDTRKGWPGLRMIMKYAVRVGGAHNHIFSLANCILVKDNHIKIAGSITSAIETLRATAQHTFKIEVECETLEMVEEALACGVEIIMFDNMDLDEMREGLKLVDGRAMTEASGGINEQTIVPIAETGVDIISVGDLTHSIRALDISLDVKDIKPSAHRTIKRLQEAVS, from the coding sequence ATGAGATTGAACCGCTTCATGATCCGGCCGCTGGTCGAACAGGCACTGCGCGAAGAACTCGGGCCGGGCGACACCACCGGCGGTTTCCTGGTCGGCGACGATCCGGTCCAGACCGCGCAGATCTACGCCAAGGGCCATGGTATCGTCTGCGGCCTGCTGCTGGCCGATGAAACGATCAAGCAGATCGACCCCGATGCGCGGATCGAATACGTCGTGCAGGACGGCGATCTGGTGAGCCCGGGCACCGTGCTGCTGCGCGTTCAGGCGAGGGCCTCGACCTTCTTCATCATCGAACGTAATTCGCTCGACTGGCTGCAGCAGATGTCGGGCATCGCCACGAAGACGCGCCGCTACGTCGATCTCGTCAAGCACACCAAAGTGCGGCTGACCGACACCCGCAAGGGCTGGCCGGGCCTGCGGATGATCATGAAATACGCCGTCCGCGTCGGCGGCGCGCACAACCACATCTTCAGCCTCGCCAACTGCATTCTGGTCAAGGACAACCACATCAAGATCGCCGGCTCGATTACCAGCGCGATCGAGACGCTGCGCGCCACCGCGCAGCACACCTTCAAGATCGAGGTGGAGTGCGAGACGCTCGAGATGGTCGAAGAAGCGTTGGCCTGCGGCGTCGAGATCATCATGTTCGACAACATGGATCTCGACGAGATGCGCGAGGGCCTGAAGCTGGTCGACGGCCGCGCCATGACCGAAGCCTCGGGTGGCATCAACGAGCAAACGATCGTGCCGATCGCGGAGACCGGCGTCGACATCATCTCGGTCGGCGACCTGACGCATTCGATCCGGGCGCTGGATATCAGCCTCGACGTCAAGGACATCAAGCCGAGCGCGCACCGCACGATCAAGCGGCTGCAGGAAGCCGTATCCTGA